Proteins from a genomic interval of Sparus aurata chromosome 21, fSpaAur1.1, whole genome shotgun sequence:
- the LOC115573260 gene encoding general transcription factor II-I repeat domain-containing protein 2-like, whose amino-acid sequence MAVQQVMDKNGLKWENLSGIMTDGAPAMVGKKAGLTALVSEKVCEFYVSFEIPLYFASGATVRQKHRPEERDASVIGIVNNIRSKALSHRQFKALVDEMDAQYGDVLYHQEVRWLSHGKVLRRFFELREEIRVFQATQKNSIQVPSDNHLLADLAFLLDITELLNILNLQLQGRDQIITQLYDHVRAFKQKLQLLSRHLSAGNLAHFPSLREVGLIEEDTPKYLDILSNLVVSVVSLTIALKISVEIQQHLSCLSIPFL is encoded by the exons ATGGCAGTGCAGCAAGTCATGGACAAGAACGGTTTGAAGTGGGAAAACCTATCTGGCATCATGACTGATGGAGCCCCGGCCATGGTCGGTAAGAAAGCCGGCCTCACTGCACTTGTGTCAGAAAAAGTATGTGAGTTTTATGTCAGTTTTGAAATACCATTGTATTTTGCATCAGGAGCAACTGTGCGCCAAAAACATCGGCCTGAAGAACGTGATGCAAGTGTCATTGGCATTGTCAATAATATCCGCTCAAAAGCACTCTCACACCGTCAGTTCAAAGCTCTTGTTGATGAGATGGATGCCCAGTATGGTGACGTATTATACCACCAGGAGGTGAGATGGCTGAGCCATGGTAAAGTTTTACGACGTTTCTTTGAGCTGCGTGAGGAAATCAGGGTGTTTCAAGCCACACAAAAGAACAGCATCCAAGTGCCCTCGGACAATCACCTGCTTGCAGACCTGGCTTTTCTTCTGGacatcacagagctgctgaaTATCCTGAATCTTCAGCTTCAAGGGAGAGACCAGATCATCACTCAGCTGTATGACCATGTCAGAGCCTTCAAGCAAAAGCTCCAGCTGCTGAGCAGACATCTCTCAGCAG GAAATTTGGCACATTTTCCCAGCCTCAGAGAAGTTGGGTTGATTGAGGAAGACACACCAAAATACCTCGACATTCTCAGCAATCTTGTGGTGAGTGTTGTGAGTTTGACCATCGCTTTGAAGATTTCAGTGGAAATACAACAGCATTTGAGCTGTTTAAGCATCCCTTTTCTGTAA